Proteins from one Gilliamella sp. ESL0443 genomic window:
- a CDS encoding DUF2975 domain-containing protein, producing the protein MNTDIAKNQTRLNQYCKLMSVLILIPILCMLIGTISPLLFYFFDKNNIGFGSDGYSFFISTTMDDSIDISTGLNFWQAALATLIDTGRIVILIYAFNQLRLMLVNFAQADYFSVKSTKYCYNFGKFLVIWAVMGVLSEPVITAILSYNQPERYFTVAFTSEDFMTLLLAISIMLVGQILKKACQIAEENRQFI; encoded by the coding sequence ATGAACACAGATATAGCTAAAAATCAGACTCGCTTAAATCAATATTGTAAATTGATGTCAGTATTAATTTTGATCCCTATCTTATGTATGCTGATTGGAACGATATCGCCTTTGTTATTTTACTTTTTTGATAAGAACAATATTGGGTTTGGATCGGATGGATATTCTTTTTTCATTTCCACTACAATGGATGATAGTATCGACATTTCTACAGGCCTAAACTTTTGGCAAGCTGCCTTAGCAACACTTATTGATACCGGCAGAATTGTTATTTTAATTTATGCTTTTAATCAACTACGATTAATGCTGGTTAATTTTGCGCAAGCGGACTATTTTTCCGTTAAATCAACAAAATACTGTTATAACTTTGGTAAATTTTTGGTGATTTGGGCGGTAATGGGCGTACTTTCAGAACCGGTAATAACGGCAATATTAAGTTACAATCAACCAGAGCGTTATTTTACGGTAGCGTTTACTAGCGAAGATTTTATGACACTGCTTTTAGCAATCAGTATTATGCTAGTTGGTCAGATCTTAAAAAAAGCCTGTCAGATCGCCGAAGAAAATAGACAGTTTATCTAA
- a CDS encoding aspartate/glutamate racemase family protein: protein MKTIGLIGGMSWESTVTYYQVINQKVGQSLGGLHSAKTLLYSVDFQEIEHCQANGEWDKSALILIDAAKRLALAGADFIVICTNTMHKVADQIQAVIDIPILHIADVTAQHLIKENIQTVALLGTKYTMEQDFYKSKLINKGLKVLIPDEQDRMIINQIIYDELCHGIIKPSAKQAYLNIIDKLVKQGAQGVILGCTEIGLLIQQKDCLTPFFDTALLHAQEAALFAIS from the coding sequence ATGAAAACAATAGGTTTAATCGGCGGGATGAGCTGGGAAAGTACCGTGACTTATTATCAAGTTATCAATCAAAAGGTAGGACAATCATTAGGAGGATTACATTCAGCGAAAACACTTTTATATAGTGTCGATTTTCAAGAAATTGAACATTGCCAAGCCAATGGTGAGTGGGATAAAAGTGCGCTTATTTTAATTGATGCAGCGAAAAGACTAGCATTAGCTGGGGCAGATTTCATTGTGATTTGTACCAATACTATGCATAAAGTCGCAGATCAGATTCAAGCAGTCATTGATATTCCCATTCTTCATATTGCTGATGTTACGGCACAGCACTTAATCAAAGAAAATATTCAAACCGTTGCTTTGCTTGGAACAAAATATACGATGGAACAAGACTTTTATAAATCAAAACTGATTAATAAAGGATTAAAAGTGCTTATTCCCGATGAGCAAGATAGAATGATCATCAATCAAATTATCTATGATGAACTCTGCCATGGCATAATTAAGCCAAGCGCTAAGCAAGCTTATCTTAATATTATTGATAAACTTGTTAAGCAAGGTGCACAAGGCGTTATACTGGGTTGCACCGAAATTGGTTTATTAATCCAACAGAAAGATTGTCTGACGCCGTTTTTTGATACTGCTTTATTGCATGCCCAGGAAGCCGCCTTATTTGCAATAAGTTAA
- a CDS encoding helix-turn-helix transcriptional regulator, translating to MAIIINLDVMLAKRKVKSKDLAAAIGITEQNLSLLKQGKVKGFRLATLEAICKHLDCQPGDILEYNDKE from the coding sequence GTGGCAATTATTATAAATTTAGATGTGATGCTGGCTAAACGCAAAGTTAAATCCAAAGACTTAGCGGCCGCAATCGGCATTACAGAACAAAATTTATCATTACTTAAGCAAGGTAAAGTAAAAGGATTCAGGCTAGCAACCCTCGAGGCAATCTGTAAACATTTAGATTGCCAACCGGGTGATATACTGGAATATAATGATAAAGAGTAA
- a CDS encoding VanW family protein — translation MSKPLSSYHPLLYWLRVNQRRLFRHLFWYCSSRQYSLERSHDLRLPYRYKKHTSKLIRRLGNSDIQLQYNKVTNLKIAVDSLNGILIKPGEYFSFCRLVGKPTKKRGFLNGMELSFGVARSGIGGGICQISNLIHWLALHSELQIVERANHSFDPFPDDGRVLPFGSGAAVFYNYIDLIIHNPTDKTFQIMLHVGEHQLEGELLCDEERQYSYHVYEKQHAFIKRQGVIYRKNEIWRDTMTKNNVGGAPACICSEMMYKNNVIVKYEVNGELITNEESE, via the coding sequence ATGTCTAAACCGTTATCAAGTTATCATCCCTTACTTTATTGGTTAAGGGTAAATCAGCGTCGTTTGTTTCGTCATTTGTTCTGGTATTGTTCTTCGCGTCAATATAGCTTAGAACGTAGTCATGATTTACGTTTACCATATCGATATAAAAAACATACATCCAAATTAATACGTCGATTGGGTAACAGCGATATTCAGCTTCAATACAATAAAGTCACAAATCTAAAAATTGCAGTGGATTCGTTAAATGGAATCTTAATTAAACCAGGTGAATATTTTTCGTTTTGCCGATTAGTCGGAAAACCAACTAAAAAGCGAGGATTTTTGAATGGAATGGAACTTTCATTTGGTGTAGCTCGTTCCGGTATTGGCGGTGGTATATGTCAGATTAGTAATCTAATTCATTGGTTAGCTCTCCATTCAGAACTCCAAATAGTCGAACGAGCAAATCATAGCTTTGATCCTTTTCCTGATGATGGTCGAGTGTTGCCTTTTGGTTCGGGTGCCGCTGTTTTTTATAATTATATTGATCTTATTATTCATAATCCTACCGATAAAACGTTTCAAATTATGCTTCATGTTGGAGAGCACCAACTAGAAGGTGAGCTATTATGTGATGAAGAAAGACAATACAGCTATCATGTTTATGAAAAGCAGCATGCCTTTATTAAAAGGCAAGGTGTTATCTATAGAAAAAATGAAATTTGGAGAGACACCATGACCAAAAACAATGTCGGCGGCGCCCCGGCATGTATTTGTTCAGAAATGATG